A part of Arachis hypogaea cultivar Tifrunner chromosome 12, arahy.Tifrunner.gnm2.J5K5, whole genome shotgun sequence genomic DNA contains:
- the LOC140176752 gene encoding uncharacterized protein encodes MRKDHYPLPFIDQMLDRLAGFYRRFIKDFSKVALPLSRLLQKDVEFHFGEDCKKAFDKLKEALTTAPIVRGPNWNQPFEIMCDASNHTVGAALAQRDGSKVVVYSDHSALKYLLKKKESKPRLIRWILLLQEFDLEIKDRSGSQNLVADHLSRLEHLTPDPTPINDSFSLDTFQAISHSTPWKIEALMKKYGIIQKVSTAYHPQTNGQAKVSNREIKRILEKVVNPQRKDWSSRLGDALWAYRAAYKTPIGMSPFCIIFGKPCHLPVEIQHRAYWTVKNCNPDLKGVGMERKLQLEELECLRLEAYENAQLYKEKAKAFHDQNIRRKNFKTGDEVLVYNSRLRLMPGKLRSRWDGPFRVVDVKPYGVVEVIHPINGVKFKVNGHRVKLYHTQPKNAKELEIFLFGEGSK; translated from the exons ATGCGAAAGGACCACTACCCGTTGCCGTTCATTGACCAAATGTTGGATCGCTtggcag gctTTTATCGTCggttcatcaaggactttagcaaagtCGCCTTACCTCTCTCCCGCCTACTGCAAAAGGACGTGGAATTTCATTTCGGAGAAGATTGCAAAAAGGCTTTTGACAAGTTGAAGGAAGCGCTAACCACAGCCCCTATTGTGCGAGGCCCAAATTGGAATCAACCTTTTGAGATCATGTGCGACGCCTCGAATCACACCGTAGGTGCCGCGCTAGCACAACGCGATG GCTCTAAAGTGGTGGTGTATTCGGACCATTCCGCTTTGAAATATTTGCTAAAGAAGAAGGAGTCAAAGCCTAGGCTCATTAGGTGGATATTacttttgcaagaatttgacttggagatcaaagatagaaGTGGATCCCAAAATCTAGTGGCGGACCATTTGAGTCGGCTCGAACATTTAACTCCGGatcccactcctatcaatgattcatTTTCCTTAGATACCTTCCAAGCAATATCCCATAGCACCCCTTG gaaaaTTGAGGCGTTGATGAAAAAGTATGGGATCATTCAGAAAGTTTCTACAGCCTATcacccccaaactaatgggcaagcgaAAGTATCCAACAGGGAGATCAAAAGAATCTTAGAGAAAGTGGTTAATCCACAGAGGAAGGATTGGAGTTCTAGATTGggagatgcattatgggcctataGGGCCGCCTACAAGACCCCAATCGGAATGAGCCCATTCTGTATTATTTTTGGGAAGCCTTGTCATCTTCCGGTTGAAATCCAACATAGAGCCTATTGGACGGTGAAGAATTGCAATCCGGACTTAAAGGGGGTGGGTATGGAACGTAAGCTTCAATTGGAGGAATTAGAATGCCTTAGGCtggaagcatatgagaatgctcagctctacaaggaaaaagctaaggCTTTCCATGACCAGAATATTAGGAGGAAGAACTTCAAGACAGGTGATGAAGTGCTTGTGTACAATTCAAGGTTGCGATTGATGCCCGGAAAATTGAGATCTAGATGGGACGGGCCATTTAGAGTTGTAGATGTCAAGCCTTATGGGGTGGTGGAAGTGATTCACCCTATCAATGGAGTTAAGTTCAAGGTTAATGGTCATAGGGTGAAGCTTTATCACACTCAACCCAAGAATGCCAAGGAGTTGGAGATTTTCCTCTTTGGAGAAGGTTCCAAGTGA
- the LOC112727508 gene encoding GATA transcription factor 1, producing MKLTKCPSLIPTRASPSLVLSPSISQSLIPTCAGVSFLSSQFQLLQQLSVTQKVAKLKAFELGMEVLGTVDDLLDFSSDVGEDNDAVVDRRRKGFPCNPECKQPSFNPLAMDDPNYSFSEFAEEELEWLSNKDAFPAVETFVDIPSIQPNMSKHQGTASVLEYRRSIPNNNCTNNITLLNGFDHLKVPVRARSKCRSRPRLAIADVSSHQSWWRLSSREISGVEVIKIPTIGRKCQHCGSEETPQWRSGPLGPKTLCNACGVRFKSGRLVPEYRPATSPTFRHELHSNSHRKIIEMRKQKQMGMV from the exons ATGAAATTAACAAAATGTCCCTCCCTAATCCCTACACGTGCCTCACCATCTCTTGTTCTCAGTCCCTCAATATCTCAAAGCCTCATACCTACTTGCGCTGGGGTTTCTTTCCTTTCGTCTCAGTTTCAGCTACTGCAACAACTTTCTGTGACCCAAAAAGTTGCAAAGTTGAAAGCATTCGAGCTAG GAATGGAGGTTCTTGGTACCGTCGATGACCTCTTGGATTTCTCATCCGACGTAGGTGAGGATAATGATGCTGTTGTTGACAGACGCAGGAAAGGATTTCCTTGTAACCCAGAATGCAAGCAACCTTCATTCAATCCATTGGCCATGGATGATCCTAACTATTCATTCTCT GAGTTCGCCGAGGAAGAGCTTGAATGGTTGTCCAATAAAGACGCATTTCCTGCTGTCGAAACATTTGTCGACATACCATCTATTCAGCCTAACATGTCAAAGCACCAAGGGACAGCCTCAGTGCTTGAATATAGAAGGAGCATCCCCAATAATAACTGCACTAACAACATTACACTCTTAAACGGCTTTGATCACCTGAAGGTCCCTGTCCGAGCAAGGAGCAAGTGTCGTAGTAGGCCTCGCCTGGCTATTGCTGACGTCTCAAGTCATCAGTCCTGGTGGAGACTATCTAGTAGAGAAATTTCCGGAGTAGAAGTGATAAAAATCCCAACCATTGGGAGGAAATGTCAGCACTGTGGATCTGAAGAAACTCCACAGTGGCGATCAGGTCCGCTTGGGCCAAAAACACTTTGTAATGCCTGTGGGGTTAGGTTCAAGTCTGGTCGACTGGTCCCCGAGTACCGTCCTGCAACCAGCCCAACTTTTCGTCACGAGTTGCATTCTAATTCCCATAGGAAGATTATCGAGATGAGGAAGCAGAAGCAAATGGGAATGGTTTGA